A portion of the Streptomyces platensis genome contains these proteins:
- a CDS encoding cytochrome P450 family protein, translating into MTTEPMGTVELAAMGEDFVRDPFEVYARLRERGPVHRVRLPEGTVVWLVVGHDAVRATLSDSRLSKEWRHASSAQPMQPVSSGVSMLRANAPQHTRLRGLVARAFTARRVASLAPRVQELTDELLAAMLAAPDGRADLVEALAFPLPITVICELLGVPFLERDTFRTWTDILMVGAPTPRTKEVLTAMTGYLDDLVETKRARPGDDLLSDLIAVSDEGGDRLSHEELLGMAQLLLIAGYETTGNLIANGVLALLTHPEQLAALRADLSLIDGAVEEMLRYDGPLETATFRFTLDPVDIAGTVIPGGGEVVLPVIADSGRDPLRFDDPGRFDITRDARGHVAFGHGIHFCLGAPLARLEARIAVRTLLERCPKLELDAHPADLRWRLGALLRGPRNLPVRWS; encoded by the coding sequence ATGACCACCGAACCGATGGGAACCGTTGAACTGGCGGCAATGGGCGAGGACTTCGTCCGTGACCCCTTCGAGGTGTACGCGCGGCTGCGCGAGCGAGGCCCGGTGCATCGCGTACGCCTCCCGGAGGGCACGGTCGTCTGGCTGGTCGTCGGCCATGACGCGGTCCGCGCGACGCTCAGCGACTCCCGGCTGTCGAAGGAGTGGCGGCATGCCTCGTCCGCGCAGCCGATGCAGCCGGTGTCCAGCGGCGTGTCGATGCTCCGCGCCAACGCGCCGCAACACACCCGGCTGCGCGGCCTGGTGGCCCGTGCCTTCACCGCGCGCCGGGTGGCGTCCCTCGCGCCGCGCGTCCAGGAGCTGACCGATGAGCTGCTGGCGGCGATGCTCGCCGCCCCCGACGGCCGCGCCGATCTCGTCGAGGCGCTGGCCTTCCCGCTCCCGATCACCGTCATCTGCGAGTTATTGGGTGTGCCCTTCCTGGAGCGGGACACCTTCCGCACCTGGACCGACATCCTGATGGTCGGCGCCCCCACGCCGCGGACCAAGGAAGTCCTGACGGCCATGACCGGCTATCTCGACGACCTGGTGGAGACCAAGCGTGCCCGGCCCGGCGACGACCTGCTGAGCGATCTGATCGCGGTGAGCGACGAGGGCGGCGACCGGCTCAGTCATGAGGAACTCCTCGGCATGGCCCAGCTGTTGCTGATCGCCGGCTACGAGACCACCGGCAATCTCATCGCCAACGGCGTGCTGGCGCTGCTCACCCACCCGGAACAACTCGCCGCGCTGCGCGCCGATCTGTCCCTCATCGACGGCGCGGTCGAGGAGATGCTGCGCTACGACGGGCCGCTGGAGACGGCCACCTTCCGCTTCACCCTCGACCCGGTCGACATCGCGGGCACGGTGATCCCCGGCGGCGGCGAGGTCGTGCTCCCCGTGATCGCCGACTCCGGACGCGACCCCCTCCGCTTCGACGACCCCGGCCGCTTCGACATCACCCGCGACGCCCGCGGCCATGTCGCCTTCGGCCATGGCATCCACTTCTGCCTGGGCGCCCCGCTCGCCCGTCTGGAGGCCCGGATCGCGGTGCGCACCCTCTTGGAACGCTGCCCGAAGCTGGAGTTGGACGCCCACCCGGCCGACCTGCGCTGGCGGCTGGGCGCACTGCTCCGCGGCCCACGGAATCTCCCGGTCCGCTGGTCGTGA
- a CDS encoding aromatic ring-hydroxylating oxygenase subunit alpha: protein MASGGPDRMREYRPGATADLRRTGINPNFWYPVAVSGSVPKNKAFATAFAGERIALYRGASGAVFALEDRCAHRQVPLSLGVVEGETLRCCYHAWAYRGNGRISQIPYLPKGVDRPPRGVRSYPVRERYGLVFVFPGDPEKAPTTPLPELPEYDSAKHKTMVFSRTVHCHYSFMHENLLDMNHQFLHRGVLGKIQPKLLGYDTGPEFVEARYLFTSAGGKKDRGAGLLSGEGFGGGESPDVITVRTEYPYQTLLAVPEKSDLPSFSLWAAYVPEDTEQRTNHAYGLLMIAKPPIPGALHLAWPLIRRFTERVFAEDRMAVEAEQRAWDEQGEDWNQEVFPLILDVRDVLRTNGVPIRPESALCGAAALCDGSPRAGATSEAGSPQPG, encoded by the coding sequence ATGGCGTCCGGTGGCCCGGACCGGATGCGGGAATACCGCCCCGGAGCGACGGCCGACCTCCGGCGTACGGGAATCAATCCGAATTTCTGGTATCCGGTCGCGGTATCCGGAAGCGTGCCGAAGAACAAGGCCTTCGCCACCGCCTTCGCGGGGGAGCGGATCGCGCTCTATCGCGGCGCGAGCGGCGCGGTCTTCGCGCTGGAGGACCGGTGCGCCCACCGCCAGGTACCGCTGAGCCTGGGCGTCGTGGAGGGCGAGACGCTGCGCTGCTGCTACCACGCCTGGGCCTATCGCGGGAACGGCCGGATCTCGCAGATCCCCTACCTTCCCAAGGGAGTCGACCGGCCGCCGCGCGGGGTGCGCTCCTATCCGGTCCGCGAACGGTACGGCCTCGTATTCGTCTTCCCGGGTGATCCGGAGAAAGCGCCCACGACCCCGCTGCCCGAGCTGCCGGAATACGATTCGGCCAAGCACAAGACCATGGTGTTTTCGCGCACGGTGCACTGCCACTACTCGTTCATGCACGAAAACCTGCTGGATATGAACCACCAGTTCCTGCACCGCGGTGTTCTCGGCAAGATCCAGCCCAAGCTCCTCGGGTACGACACCGGTCCGGAATTCGTCGAGGCCCGGTATCTGTTCACTTCCGCCGGCGGAAAGAAGGACCGCGGCGCCGGTCTGCTGTCCGGTGAGGGATTCGGCGGCGGCGAGTCGCCCGACGTCATCACCGTGCGCACCGAGTACCCCTATCAGACCCTCCTCGCGGTTCCCGAGAAGTCCGACCTCCCGTCCTTCTCCCTCTGGGCGGCCTACGTCCCGGAGGACACGGAGCAGCGCACCAATCACGCCTATGGCCTGCTCATGATCGCGAAGCCGCCGATCCCGGGAGCCCTCCATCTCGCCTGGCCGCTGATCCGGCGCTTCACCGAGCGGGTGTTCGCCGAGGACCGGATGGCGGTCGAGGCCGAGCAGCGGGCCTGGGACGAGCAGGGCGAGGACTGGAACCAGGAGGTCTTCCCGCTGATCCTCGATGTCCGTGACGTGCTGCGCACCAACGGGGTCCCCATCCGTCCCGAATCCGCCCTCTGCGGCGCCGCCGCGCTGTGCGACGGCTCACCGCGGGCCGGCGCCACCTCGGAGGCCGGATCCCCGCAGCCGGGCTGA
- a CDS encoding DUF2267 domain-containing protein — protein sequence MDDKEFFRAVADRARLSRQEGADLTRATLETLALRLSDGEARDLALELPEPLRVSLKRERREMEIFGPDESIRRVRARTGLSASEADRGVRAVLGTLQEAVSRKEFGHAMSQLGKEYTQLVETTR from the coding sequence ATGGACGACAAGGAGTTCTTCCGGGCAGTGGCGGACCGCGCGAGGCTCTCGCGGCAGGAAGGGGCCGATCTCACCCGCGCCACCCTCGAAACGCTCGCACTGCGTCTGAGCGACGGCGAAGCCCGCGATCTGGCCCTCGAACTTCCCGAGCCGCTGCGTGTCTCGCTGAAGCGGGAGCGGCGGGAGATGGAGATCTTCGGGCCGGACGAGTCGATCCGCAGGGTACGAGCGCGCACCGGCCTGTCCGCGTCGGAAGCCGACCGTGGTGTACGGGCGGTCCTCGGCACTCTTCAAGAGGCCGTCTCCCGTAAGGAGTTCGGGCACGCCATGTCGCAACTCGGCAAGGAGTACACGCAGTTGGTGGAGACCACGCGCTGA